Proteins from a genomic interval of Paenibacillus sp. FSL R5-0623:
- a CDS encoding LysM peptidoglycan-binding domain-containing protein — MRYSTYKSIYESVYTKTSESRTVYVKDQFMQRVKAPSWLMKIVTITLTLIIIIGCSAVFTAFAGDEQLLSGDQIVVSQGDTLWGISLTHKPQQMDTRVYVEAIKKVNKIEHNAIQIGQVLVLPGFDR, encoded by the coding sequence ATGAGATATTCTACGTACAAAAGTATTTATGAGTCCGTTTATACCAAAACGTCCGAGTCTCGCACCGTGTATGTTAAAGATCAATTCATGCAGCGTGTGAAGGCGCCATCTTGGCTAATGAAGATTGTCACTATAACTCTAACTCTAATTATAATCATAGGGTGTAGTGCTGTATTCACTGCATTTGCCGGGGATGAGCAATTATTATCGGGTGACCAGATCGTTGTATCTCAGGGAGATACACTGTGGGGCATTTCATTGACACATAAACCTCAGCAGATGGACACTCGTGTATATGTAGAAGCAATCAAGAAAGTGAATAAAATCGAGCATAATGCCATCCAGATTGGACAAGTGTTGGTCTTGCCTGGGTTTGATCGATAA
- a CDS encoding trifunctional transcriptional activator/DNA repair protein Ada/methylated-DNA--[protein]-cysteine S-methyltransferase, which yields MISADLKEQYYEALVAKDSEYEGLFYVGVRTTGVFCRPTCPARKPKFENCEFYETAQQALLASYRPCQRCRPLSHPNQVSDVVRILVEAVEKNPEKRWKGQDFKALSIDESTARRQFKKRFGMTFVEYARARRMGLALKNIRAGRTVIDSQLSTGYESSSGFRDAFSRIMGAAPTQVDEGHILKASWIDTRLGPMMAIADEESLYLLEFVDRRGLEREVERLRKRTKSAIVPGTTAPIQSIERELNEYFQGIRTAFDTPLFCLGTLFQKRVWDELLAIPAGETRSYQEIANALGKPTACRAVAQANGANQLAIVIPCHRVINASGELGGYGGGLTRKNWLLTHEKQKQGS from the coding sequence ATGATTTCTGCTGATCTGAAGGAACAATATTACGAGGCGCTTGTGGCCAAGGATTCGGAATACGAGGGTTTATTCTATGTTGGGGTCCGAACCACGGGTGTGTTCTGTCGTCCCACATGCCCTGCGCGAAAGCCAAAATTCGAAAACTGCGAATTCTATGAGACGGCTCAGCAGGCACTTCTGGCCTCATATCGCCCTTGCCAGCGCTGTCGCCCGCTCTCTCACCCCAATCAAGTATCCGATGTCGTTCGCATATTAGTGGAAGCTGTGGAGAAAAATCCGGAGAAACGCTGGAAAGGACAGGATTTCAAGGCCCTCTCCATCGACGAATCCACTGCTCGCCGTCAGTTCAAGAAGCGGTTCGGCATGACCTTTGTCGAATATGCTCGTGCTCGCCGCATGGGACTTGCCCTGAAAAATATTCGCGCCGGTCGCACCGTTATTGATAGCCAATTATCTACCGGATATGAATCAAGCAGCGGCTTCCGCGATGCCTTTTCACGGATCATGGGAGCCGCCCCTACTCAAGTCGATGAAGGACATATCCTGAAAGCGTCCTGGATTGACACCCGGCTCGGCCCAATGATGGCTATTGCTGATGAGGAGTCGCTATATTTACTGGAATTTGTCGACCGCAGAGGTCTGGAGCGCGAAGTTGAGCGTCTGCGCAAACGAACCAAATCAGCGATTGTGCCCGGTACTACAGCTCCCATCCAGTCCATTGAGCGTGAACTAAACGAGTACTTTCAAGGTATTCGGACAGCATTCGACACACCGTTGTTCTGTTTAGGAACACTATTCCAAAAACGTGTGTGGGACGAGTTGCTGGCCATTCCGGCTGGTGAAACGAGGTCATATCAGGAGATTGCAAATGCACTGGGAAAACCGACTGCTTGCCGAGCTGTGGCACAGGCGAATGGAGCCAATCAGCTTGCGATTGTGATTCCATGCCACCGTGTAATCAATGCCAGTGGTGAGCTGGGCGGATACGGCGGGGGATTAACTCGCAAAAACTGGCTTTTGACTCACGAGAAACAAAAACAGGGTAGCTGA
- a CDS encoding isocitrate lyase/phosphoenolpyruvate mutase family protein, which produces MSTLEEKAALFQQYHVKGKPLVLVNVWDAGSAQAIQSAGATAIATGSWSVAAAHGEHDGEAMSFHLVLANLARITASVELPVTIDIEGGYGRSVSEVKQSILQVIDHGAVGINMEDQLPAGLGLYTVEEQCPRLSAAREAAEQAGIPLFINARTDIFLQHEPEHHNHSLLEEALMRASQYADAGASGLFVPGLQDHQLIQELCERSSLPINVMVTSPEPSPKQLAALGVARISYGPYPYLQVMEHLKELGRNILSGN; this is translated from the coding sequence ATGAGTACCTTAGAAGAAAAAGCAGCGTTGTTCCAACAATACCATGTGAAAGGAAAACCACTTGTTCTGGTCAATGTGTGGGATGCTGGAAGCGCGCAAGCCATCCAATCCGCTGGAGCAACGGCCATTGCTACCGGAAGTTGGTCCGTTGCTGCGGCCCACGGTGAACATGATGGTGAAGCCATGTCATTCCATCTGGTGCTTGCCAATCTTGCACGGATTACAGCGAGCGTGGAACTGCCTGTAACGATCGATATAGAGGGAGGGTATGGGAGGTCTGTGTCAGAAGTGAAGCAAAGTATCCTGCAAGTCATCGATCATGGTGCTGTAGGAATCAACATGGAAGATCAACTTCCCGCTGGCTTGGGATTGTACACTGTGGAGGAGCAATGTCCGAGATTGTCCGCCGCCCGGGAAGCTGCGGAGCAAGCAGGCATACCATTGTTCATTAACGCCCGCACAGATATTTTTCTGCAACATGAACCTGAACACCATAACCACTCCCTCTTAGAGGAAGCACTTATGCGTGCGAGCCAATATGCAGATGCAGGAGCCAGTGGTCTGTTTGTACCCGGTTTGCAGGATCACCAATTGATTCAGGAATTGTGTGAGCGTTCATCGCTGCCAATTAACGTCATGGTTACGTCTCCTGAGCCTTCACCAAAACAGCTTGCCGCACTGGGTGTAGCACGTATAAGCTATGGGCCATATCCCTATCTGCAAGTTATGGAACACCTGAAAGAACTGGGGAGAAACATTTTATCGGGAAATTAA
- a CDS encoding ABC transporter ATP-binding protein produces MIHMEQVNYSYQKTPVLNQVTLHESEPIISAIWGRNGAGKTTMMSLLAGHNRPDSGTVQIMGQDPYNNLAAQEHLCYIQENHPLGKNWTVSDMVQMGQYFHPQWDQDLAERLIDVFELPTKKKIIKFSKGMKTAAQIILGLASNAKITILDEPTNGLDAEKRKFFYNALLESYEDNPRLILISSHHIEEIQPLCESLIVLQAGEVLLNQPMEEMREKGVLLTGVIDDIKRVTAGVKVIESSQIGSTVKVMIDEPYSKMWKDIAHSQGLSIEKATLQDYLVNRTRNQEGVKP; encoded by the coding sequence ATGATTCATATGGAGCAGGTCAACTACAGCTACCAGAAGACGCCCGTTCTGAACCAGGTTACGCTACATGAGAGTGAGCCAATCATTAGTGCAATCTGGGGAAGAAATGGAGCGGGTAAAACAACCATGATGAGTTTACTGGCAGGGCATAACCGCCCGGACAGTGGAACCGTTCAGATCATGGGCCAAGACCCCTATAATAATCTGGCTGCCCAAGAGCATCTGTGCTACATCCAGGAGAATCATCCCCTGGGGAAAAACTGGACGGTTAGTGACATGGTTCAAATGGGGCAATATTTTCATCCGCAGTGGGATCAGGATTTGGCGGAACGTTTAATCGATGTGTTCGAACTACCGACGAAGAAAAAGATCATTAAATTTTCGAAAGGCATGAAGACTGCTGCCCAGATTATATTGGGTCTTGCCAGTAATGCAAAGATAACCATTCTGGATGAACCTACCAATGGACTCGATGCTGAGAAGCGTAAATTCTTCTACAATGCGCTACTGGAAAGTTATGAAGATAACCCGCGTCTGATTCTCATATCCAGTCATCATATCGAGGAGATTCAGCCTTTATGTGAGTCCCTTATCGTTTTGCAAGCCGGAGAAGTGTTGTTAAATCAACCGATGGAAGAGATGCGCGAAAAAGGAGTTCTTCTAACAGGGGTAATTGACGATATCAAACGAGTCACAGCAGGTGTTAAAGTTATAGAGTCTTCCCAGATAGGATCAACTGTGAAAGTGATGATTGATGAGCCCTACTCGAAAATGTGGAAGGATATCGCTCATTCGCAGGGGCTTTCCATTGAGAAAGCGACATTACAAGATTATTTGGTTAACAGGACCCGTAATCAAGAGGGGGTTAAACCATGA
- a CDS encoding GntR family transcriptional regulator, whose amino-acid sequence MKSTLDESQPIFHQIATMIMDDIVEGRLKVEEQVPSTNELSRFYNINPATARKGLQELVDKGIIYKQRGVGMFVAKGAREALLVERKQDFYEEYIKPLLEEARRIHMNEDMIIDLIRGKKDKESEL is encoded by the coding sequence ATGAAATCGACTTTGGATGAATCTCAGCCTATTTTTCATCAGATTGCCACGATGATTATGGACGATATTGTGGAGGGCAGATTGAAGGTGGAAGAACAGGTTCCCTCAACCAATGAACTGTCACGCTTCTACAATATTAATCCGGCTACAGCCCGCAAAGGACTGCAGGAGCTCGTAGACAAGGGGATTATATACAAACAGCGAGGTGTTGGAATGTTTGTTGCAAAGGGAGCAAGAGAAGCATTGCTCGTTGAACGGAAGCAAGACTTTTATGAAGAATACATCAAGCCTTTACTTGAAGAAGCCAGACGGATTCACATGAATGAAGACATGATTATTGATCTGATTCGCGGCAAGAAGGATAAGGAGAGTGAGTTATGA
- a CDS encoding aspartyl-phosphate phosphatase Spo0E family protein, with amino-acid sequence MDRLDLISRIEDARQLLYRMHMEYGSLLHPEVIQQSVVLDGLINQYNRAKVGKAMN; translated from the coding sequence ATGGATCGCCTGGATTTGATATCACGGATCGAAGATGCCAGACAGTTGTTATATCGCATGCATATGGAATACGGCAGTCTGCTTCATCCGGAAGTGATCCAGCAATCCGTAGTCCTGGACGGTCTTATTAATCAATACAACAGAGCCAAGGTAGGAAAGGCGATGAATTAA
- a CDS encoding transcriptional regulator translates to MESTTTIRDHLESYLKREQMSISHFSETSGINSGTLSNILNKNRPIAMQQLDRITSAMRLEEGYFYELYIDECFVHATPDWRRLGPFLHRCAELDKLDCIEEVIRLMMDNLSYIPLLFDVAEEFYQAGKFKPAILLYENIAESEKMQHSERLALCQYRLFRLGLTNDQQRNLIIAARFEYYVDRLDERYQLDALNELINAFASLHRWSKVQELSEKLKVKAAIHYEMNGRRKPEETKRPIVFYIMYAYLACGSAHFHMNNYEMALKYVALYTDYSWVKEPEPEEQVVIHQFQEWAEGNRYIYQLMAGQFEVLPDYLAYISTKENEIFPALCDIVTAANRYDMNIDHVLDQYETYFTYQEQRNRIGKVSRQVTDDRYLRLLADLGAYYLKKDEFHLGIEFVLDSLKFSIEISSGRGMLRGVGLFEQYREYASDTAIQQYKILIGEVQKLNEEKAGFADSYM, encoded by the coding sequence TTGGAGTCGACAACCACGATACGCGATCACTTGGAAAGTTATCTGAAGCGTGAACAGATGTCCATTAGTCATTTTTCGGAAACGTCAGGGATTAATTCGGGTACGCTCAGCAATATTTTGAATAAAAATCGGCCTATTGCCATGCAGCAGTTGGATCGCATTACTTCCGCCATGAGACTGGAAGAAGGTTACTTCTATGAGTTATACATAGATGAGTGTTTTGTACACGCGACCCCGGACTGGCGAAGACTGGGACCCTTCCTTCATCGCTGTGCCGAGTTGGACAAGTTGGACTGTATTGAAGAGGTTATCCGTCTAATGATGGATAATCTATCCTATATTCCTTTGTTATTTGATGTGGCTGAAGAATTCTACCAAGCGGGTAAATTCAAACCGGCCATTCTTCTATATGAGAACATTGCTGAAAGCGAGAAAATGCAACATTCCGAGCGGCTTGCACTCTGTCAGTATCGACTATTCCGGTTGGGACTGACCAATGATCAGCAGCGGAATCTGATTATTGCAGCACGGTTCGAATACTATGTGGATCGGCTGGATGAGCGCTATCAATTGGATGCGCTTAACGAACTAATTAATGCATTTGCATCACTTCACAGATGGAGCAAGGTTCAGGAACTATCTGAAAAACTGAAGGTGAAAGCAGCCATCCATTATGAGATGAATGGCCGAAGGAAACCAGAAGAGACCAAACGACCAATCGTTTTTTATATTATGTATGCATATTTAGCGTGTGGAAGTGCCCACTTCCACATGAACAACTATGAAATGGCATTAAAGTATGTTGCGTTGTACACGGATTATAGTTGGGTGAAAGAACCTGAACCTGAGGAACAGGTGGTTATTCATCAGTTTCAGGAATGGGCTGAGGGTAATCGTTATATATATCAATTAATGGCTGGGCAGTTTGAAGTATTACCTGACTACCTCGCGTATATCTCAACGAAGGAAAATGAGATATTCCCAGCACTTTGTGATATTGTAACGGCTGCTAACCGTTATGATATGAACATAGATCATGTACTCGATCAATATGAGACATACTTCACTTATCAAGAACAGAGAAATCGGATTGGCAAAGTGAGCAGACAGGTTACGGATGATCGATATTTACGACTTTTAGCAGATTTGGGTGCATATTATTTAAAGAAAGACGAGTTTCATTTAGGGATAGAATTTGTTCTGGATAGTTTAAAATTTTCTATTGAAATTAGCAGTGGACGAGGTATGCTTAGAGGTGTCGGACTGTTTGAGCAATACAGGGAATATGCGTCTGACACAGCTATACAGCAGTACAAAATCTTGATTGGTGAGGTGCAGAAACTCAATGAAGAGAAAGCTGGCTTTGCTGATAGTTACATGTAG
- a CDS encoding aldo/keto reductase family oxidoreductase, which produces MRTIKLGSSALEVPVVAVGCMRINSLDGKEAEHFVRSAMEVGANFFDHADIYGTGTCEEIFAEAVQMNPQVRENMILQSKCGIRKGMFDFSKEHILNSVDGILQRLKTEYLDVLLLHRPDALVEPEEVAEAFDQLEREGKVRHFGVSNQNPNQIELLKKYVKQPLVANQLQMSITNTTMIDSGINVNMENDAAVNRDGSILDYCRLHDITIQPWSPFQYGFFEGVFLGSDKFPELNAKIDEIAAKYDVSNTTIAIAWLLRHPAQMQPVTGTMNIERLQDCVKAGDVHLTRPEWYEIYRAAGNILP; this is translated from the coding sequence TTGAGAACGATTAAATTGGGCAGCAGTGCACTAGAAGTACCTGTAGTTGCGGTGGGCTGCATGCGGATTAATTCACTAGACGGTAAGGAAGCCGAACATTTTGTTCGTTCTGCAATGGAGGTTGGCGCGAATTTCTTTGATCATGCCGACATTTATGGTACAGGAACATGTGAGGAGATCTTCGCCGAAGCAGTACAGATGAATCCCCAAGTTCGTGAAAATATGATTCTTCAATCCAAATGCGGTATCCGCAAAGGCATGTTTGATTTCTCCAAAGAGCACATCCTGAATTCAGTCGATGGCATCCTGCAACGTCTGAAAACGGAATATCTTGACGTTCTGCTGCTGCACCGTCCAGATGCATTGGTTGAGCCGGAGGAAGTGGCTGAAGCCTTTGATCAACTGGAGCGCGAAGGTAAAGTACGTCACTTCGGGGTATCCAACCAGAATCCGAACCAGATCGAATTGTTGAAAAAATACGTGAAACAGCCACTGGTAGCCAATCAGTTGCAGATGAGTATTACCAATACGACGATGATTGACAGTGGCATCAACGTGAACATGGAGAACGACGCTGCGGTTAACCGTGACGGCAGTATCTTGGATTATTGTCGTCTGCATGATATCACCATTCAGCCGTGGTCCCCGTTCCAGTACGGATTCTTCGAAGGTGTATTCCTGGGTAGCGACAAGTTCCCGGAATTGAATGCAAAGATCGATGAGATTGCTGCGAAGTATGACGTGAGCAATACAACGATTGCAATCGCATGGTTGCTTCGTCATCCTGCACAGATGCAACCTGTGACAGGCACGATGAATATTGAACGTCTGCAAGACTGTGTAAAAGCAGGAGATGTTCATCTCACTCGTCCAGAGTGGTATGAAATTTACCGTGCGGCAGGTAATATACTGCCTTAA
- a CDS encoding diacylglycerol kinase family protein encodes MRQAMIISNPSSGKEEAEQYVSQVREILESQQYEVVVNETAGEGDATNYCLSACKDGCDLVISIGGDGTLHETINGMMDQDHRPRLGVIPLGTVNDFARALNISLDPEEAIRQLRSNQTHIVDMGKINDRLFANVVAAGSLAEALFSVSSEEKSKLGSFAYLKEGLKDLVNTPANHLTIEYDGQIWKGESPLFLAALTNSVGGFEKLSPDAKVDDGLIHCFVVRNISVFNSLTLGTSLLFGSLKDHKDVDYFTAKEVHVRSDEAIRTNVDGEEGPALPIHIRVLPRHIEVIIPEEV; translated from the coding sequence ATGCGCCAAGCCATGATCATTAGTAATCCATCGTCAGGTAAGGAAGAGGCCGAGCAGTATGTGTCCCAAGTCAGAGAAATTCTGGAGTCACAGCAGTATGAGGTGGTTGTTAATGAGACGGCCGGGGAAGGTGATGCCACCAACTACTGTCTGAGCGCCTGCAAAGATGGCTGTGATCTGGTCATCTCCATCGGAGGCGACGGTACACTGCATGAGACGATTAACGGCATGATGGATCAGGATCATCGTCCCCGACTGGGCGTTATACCACTAGGTACGGTGAATGATTTTGCGCGTGCGCTGAATATCTCGCTTGACCCGGAAGAAGCCATTAGGCAGTTACGTTCGAATCAGACCCATATCGTGGATATGGGGAAAATCAATGATCGCCTGTTTGCCAACGTTGTGGCTGCGGGTTCTTTGGCAGAAGCCTTGTTCTCCGTATCTTCAGAAGAGAAGTCGAAGTTGGGATCATTCGCATATCTCAAAGAAGGCTTGAAAGACCTGGTGAATACACCAGCCAATCATCTAACCATCGAATATGACGGACAGATCTGGAAGGGTGAATCGCCACTTTTTCTGGCGGCGCTGACCAATTCGGTCGGAGGATTCGAGAAGTTATCCCCGGATGCAAAGGTGGACGATGGTTTGATACATTGTTTTGTTGTTCGTAATATCAGTGTGTTCAACAGTCTGACCCTTGGCACATCCCTTTTATTTGGCAGTCTGAAAGACCATAAGGACGTGGACTATTTTACAGCCAAAGAAGTTCATGTTCGCTCAGACGAAGCCATTCGCACCAATGTAGATGGGGAAGAAGGTCCTGCCCTGCCGATTCATATCCGTGTCCTGCCAAGGCATATTGAGGTTATCATACCGGAAGAAGTATAA
- a CDS encoding leucine-rich repeat domain-containing protein codes for MRRMTLLFLVFILSLGASGQAMAYTTTDLGEGIIEDPALEDGLKLILNKPLDAPLTSTDLEQLEVVDLSNAGIHSLSGLEYATNLTHLRLYGNEIEDLTPLEHLTQLREIDVRNNYITSIDALTELKDLGRLYISNNSISSIEVVRGFNRLHTFHASGNQIASLAALSDADALKWLEISNNTISDLTPLMGKTRLQQLNIANNLVQTLDVLAELPNTLRNLNVAGNQITDLTPLAHMTRLRTLDISGNQVQHLKGIEGLTGLTELNAESNQIYDLEPLRQLSSLDVLKLSNNRVWDLTPIAGFTFTRDQSATNVIQDISASTSLSSGIQTSVSEVEPAGLTVQNNYLDVVSGSHTMQLLNRMNVREQKRTPQGSFQRLIEGSTTAYVGDRAYALDAAPFIDEGRTYVPLRFVSEQLNARVNWNSGTREAVITQHDKTIRWSVGNKQVAVNDTLAINDAPLLMKNGKAFVPVRFISEQFNTTVAYIGSSKTILIFENKQLGETVQP; via the coding sequence ATGAGAAGAATGACGCTACTATTTCTAGTATTCATCCTGAGTCTCGGGGCATCGGGGCAAGCCATGGCTTACACAACCACGGACTTGGGCGAGGGAATCATTGAAGATCCTGCTTTGGAGGACGGACTGAAGCTAATCCTGAACAAACCTCTGGATGCGCCCTTAACTTCAACGGATCTGGAGCAGCTTGAAGTGGTGGATCTGAGCAATGCAGGTATTCACAGCCTGTCCGGTCTCGAATATGCAACCAACCTGACACACCTCCGATTATATGGGAATGAGATTGAGGATCTCACACCGCTGGAGCACCTAACCCAGCTTCGCGAGATCGATGTTCGCAATAATTACATTACATCCATAGACGCACTTACTGAATTGAAAGACTTGGGACGGCTGTATATCAGCAATAATTCCATTTCTTCTATAGAGGTTGTACGTGGGTTCAACCGATTACATACGTTCCACGCCAGCGGTAACCAGATTGCCAGTCTTGCGGCCCTCTCGGATGCGGATGCACTGAAGTGGCTTGAGATCTCGAACAATACCATTAGCGATCTGACACCGCTCATGGGTAAAACCCGGCTCCAACAACTCAACATAGCAAACAACCTGGTTCAGACGCTGGACGTACTTGCTGAATTGCCAAATACACTGCGGAATCTGAATGTGGCAGGCAACCAAATCACGGATCTGACACCACTGGCGCACATGACACGCCTTCGGACACTTGATATCTCTGGTAATCAAGTACAGCACCTCAAGGGGATTGAGGGACTGACTGGGCTGACGGAGCTGAATGCAGAATCCAATCAGATCTATGATCTGGAACCTTTACGGCAGCTTTCCAGCCTGGATGTGTTAAAATTATCCAACAACCGGGTGTGGGATCTGACACCGATTGCAGGTTTTACGTTTACCCGTGATCAGTCAGCGACAAATGTTATACAGGATATCTCGGCGTCTACCTCGTTATCCTCGGGTATTCAAACGTCTGTCTCAGAGGTTGAGCCTGCCGGACTCACAGTGCAGAATAATTATCTGGATGTTGTGAGTGGCAGTCATACGATGCAGCTTCTGAACCGGATGAATGTGCGTGAGCAGAAACGAACGCCGCAGGGCAGCTTCCAACGTCTGATTGAAGGGTCCACCACTGCCTATGTCGGGGATCGTGCTTATGCACTGGATGCTGCACCTTTTATCGATGAAGGGCGCACCTATGTGCCTCTGCGTTTTGTCTCGGAGCAGTTAAATGCCCGTGTGAACTGGAACAGCGGTACGCGCGAAGCCGTGATCACACAGCATGATAAGACCATCCGCTGGAGCGTGGGTAACAAACAAGTTGCCGTGAATGATACGCTTGCGATCAATGATGCTCCTCTTCTGATGAAAAATGGTAAAGCTTTTGTACCGGTACGCTTCATCTCGGAGCAATTCAATACGACGGTTGCATATATCGGAAGCAGCAAAACGATTCTGATTTTTGAAAATAAACAGCTTGGTGAGACTGTACAGCCTTGA
- a CDS encoding glycoside hydrolase family 30 protein, translating to MTFTLTGYSTTQDNPWRELSFLPTNESANLKLTGEQHQLVEGFGGCFNELGYMALSHLNEEQRHEVFHSLFHPEGEHKFNICRLPIGASDYAEQWYSHNEVDGDVAMEHFSINRDFKYLIPYIKEALSYNPNLQFFASPWSPPTWMKSPKAYNYGTLRWEKDILEAYALYFVKFVQAYRDAGITIHQVHVQNEVIADQKFPSCMWTGEQLREFIADYLGPAFDKHGLETEIWLGTINAPDPWEELIKKKTNDFDEYAGLVLSDPKAYSYIKGVGYQWAGKNAIQRTSASYPELRYMQTENECGDGNNSWNYAKYVYNLYQHYFSNGVNAYIYWNMVLEPKGRSTWGWEQNSMITVDPDNKEVTRNPDYYVMKHFAHHIVPGARRVGLSGAWSGKSVAFRNPDNSLVIVINNPFQDRRDLYLTLEEGQTLHMKLEADSFNSMVIQPQ from the coding sequence ATGACATTCACGCTCACTGGTTATTCCACAACCCAAGACAACCCGTGGAGAGAGCTATCTTTTTTGCCGACTAATGAAAGCGCTAACTTAAAACTGACAGGTGAACAACACCAGCTTGTGGAAGGGTTTGGCGGATGTTTCAACGAGCTTGGTTATATGGCTCTGTCCCACTTGAATGAGGAGCAGCGCCACGAGGTATTCCATTCTCTCTTCCACCCGGAGGGTGAGCACAAGTTTAACATCTGTCGCCTGCCCATCGGCGCAAGTGATTATGCAGAGCAGTGGTATAGCCACAACGAGGTGGACGGCGACGTGGCCATGGAACATTTTTCGATCAATCGTGATTTCAAATACCTGATTCCTTACATCAAGGAAGCTCTGAGTTATAACCCGAATCTGCAATTCTTCGCCTCGCCATGGAGTCCGCCAACGTGGATGAAGTCGCCCAAAGCCTATAACTATGGGACACTGCGCTGGGAGAAAGATATTCTGGAGGCCTACGCCCTGTATTTTGTAAAATTTGTACAGGCTTACCGTGACGCAGGCATTACCATCCATCAGGTGCATGTGCAGAACGAAGTGATTGCAGATCAGAAATTCCCTTCTTGCATGTGGACAGGCGAGCAGCTTCGTGAGTTTATCGCCGATTATCTGGGCCCGGCTTTTGACAAACACGGTCTGGAAACGGAAATCTGGCTGGGGACGATCAATGCCCCTGATCCATGGGAGGAATTGATCAAGAAAAAAACAAATGACTTCGATGAGTACGCTGGACTTGTCTTGAGTGACCCGAAGGCCTATTCCTATATCAAAGGTGTTGGGTATCAATGGGCAGGCAAAAATGCCATTCAACGTACCTCGGCCAGTTATCCGGAGCTGCGTTATATGCAGACCGAGAACGAATGCGGTGATGGCAACAACTCATGGAACTACGCCAAATATGTATATAATCTCTACCAGCATTACTTCAGTAACGGAGTGAACGCGTACATCTACTGGAACATGGTTCTGGAACCCAAAGGCCGCAGCACATGGGGCTGGGAACAGAATTCCATGATCACCGTAGATCCGGACAATAAGGAGGTTACTCGGAACCCTGATTATTATGTGATGAAACACTTCGCACATCATATTGTTCCTGGTGCTCGAAGAGTCGGCTTGTCTGGCGCATGGAGCGGGAAATCCGTCGCTTTCCGCAACCCGGATAACAGTCTCGTCATTGTCATCAACAATCCATTTCAGGACCGTCGTGACCTGTATCTAACCCTTGAAGAAGGACAGACCCTGCACATGAAGCTGGAAGCCGATTCATTCAACAGCATGGTTATCCAACCGCAATAA